A genomic region of Dickeya solani IPO 2222 contains the following coding sequences:
- the lolC gene encoding lipoprotein-releasing ABC transporter permease subunit LolC — protein MYQPVALFIGLRYMRGRAADRFGRFVSWLSAIGITLGVMALVTVLSVMNGFERELENSILGLMPQAIITTPQGSLTPQTLPPSSLSSLKGISRIAPLTTGDVVLQSARSVAVGVMLGVNPDEQEPLANYLVNTHLQQLQPGQYQVILGEQLASQLGVKTGDQLRLMVTSASQLTPMGRVPSQRLFTVAGTFSARSEVDGYQLLVNQQDASRLMRYPLGNITGWRLWLNQPLTVDTLSQQALPPGTEWKDWRERKGELFQAVRMEKNMMGLLLSLIVAVAAFNIITSLGLLVMEKQGEVAILQTQGLTRRQIMAVFMVQGGGAGVMGALVGAILGMVLASQLNTLMPMLGLLIDGGALPVQIQPAQVIAIALVAMLLALLSTLYPSWRAAATHPAEALRYE, from the coding sequence ATGTATCAACCTGTCGCACTTTTCATCGGCCTGCGCTATATGCGAGGGCGGGCCGCCGACCGCTTCGGGCGGTTTGTTTCCTGGTTGTCCGCCATTGGTATCACCCTCGGGGTGATGGCGTTGGTCACCGTGCTGTCGGTGATGAACGGCTTTGAGCGGGAGTTGGAAAACAGCATTCTGGGGCTGATGCCTCAGGCTATCATCACCACGCCGCAAGGCTCCCTTACCCCGCAGACATTGCCGCCTTCTTCGTTGTCCAGCCTGAAAGGCATCAGCCGTATCGCGCCGCTGACCACCGGCGATGTGGTGCTGCAAAGCGCCCGCAGCGTGGCCGTGGGGGTGATGCTCGGCGTTAACCCTGACGAGCAGGAGCCGCTGGCGAACTATCTGGTCAATACCCACTTGCAGCAGCTGCAGCCGGGGCAGTATCAGGTGATTCTCGGCGAACAGTTGGCCAGTCAGCTTGGCGTCAAAACGGGCGACCAACTGCGGCTGATGGTCACCAGCGCCAGCCAACTGACGCCGATGGGGCGGGTGCCCAGCCAGCGGTTGTTTACCGTAGCCGGCACCTTTTCCGCCCGCAGCGAAGTGGATGGCTATCAGTTATTGGTCAACCAGCAGGACGCTTCGCGCCTGATGCGCTACCCGCTCGGCAACATCACCGGCTGGCGACTGTGGCTCAACCAGCCGCTGACGGTGGACACGCTCAGCCAGCAGGCATTGCCGCCGGGGACGGAGTGGAAAGACTGGCGCGAACGCAAAGGCGAGCTGTTCCAGGCGGTGAGGATGGAGAAAAACATGATGGGGCTGCTGCTAAGCCTGATTGTGGCCGTCGCCGCGTTCAATATTATTACCTCGCTGGGTTTGCTGGTGATGGAAAAACAGGGTGAGGTCGCTATTCTGCAAACGCAGGGGTTGACCCGACGCCAGATTATGGCGGTATTCATGGTTCAGGGCGGCGGCGCCGGTGTGATGGGGGCGCTGGTCGGGGCGATACTGGGTATGGTGCTGGCTAGTCAGCTCAATACCCTGATGCCGATGCTCGGGTTGCTGATTGACGGCGGCGCGCTGCCGGTGCAGATCCAGCCGGCGCAGGTCATCGCCATTGCGCTGGTGGCGATGTTGCTGGCGCTGCTTTCCACGCTTTATCCTTCCTGGCGCGCGGCCGCCACCCATCCCGCAGAGGCTTTACGTTATGAGTAA
- the yegD gene encoding molecular chaperone, which yields MFVGFDYGTANCSLAVMEHGAPRLLRLEQQSPYLQSMLCAPNREAASEWLWRHHQVTAEGENARLLQRAINHNREEDIRVQPDSVRFGLAALAHYMDDPEDVWFVKSPKSFLGATGLKPQQVALFEDLVCTMMLHIRQQAEQQLDQPIEQAVIGRPINFQGMGGEESNRQAQGILERAAQRAGFRQVAFQFEPVAAGLDFEATLQQEKRVLVVDIGGGTTDCSMLLMGPDWRARRERAESLLGHSGCRVGGNDLDIMLAFRQFCPLLGMNGITEKGTALPVLPWWNAVAINDVPAQAEFYSNACGKLLRDLIRDAREPDRVERLLTVWRQRLSYRLVRLAEEQKIALSQAESSQAHLSFISPELATCVSANQLEEAIAQPLEHIRQQLIQAQKNSQTRPDVIYLTGGSARSPLLRAAISKCLPDVPIASGDDFGSVTAGLARWAETLFR from the coding sequence ATGTTTGTCGGCTTTGATTACGGTACGGCCAACTGCTCGCTGGCCGTCATGGAACACGGGGCGCCACGCTTGCTGCGGCTGGAGCAACAGTCGCCCTATTTGCAGTCGATGCTGTGCGCGCCCAACCGCGAAGCGGCCAGCGAATGGCTGTGGCGGCATCATCAGGTCACGGCGGAAGGTGAAAACGCCCGGCTGCTGCAACGCGCCATCAACCACAACCGCGAGGAAGATATCCGGGTTCAGCCGGACAGCGTCAGGTTCGGACTGGCGGCGCTGGCGCATTACATGGATGACCCGGAAGACGTATGGTTCGTGAAATCGCCTAAGTCGTTTCTCGGCGCCACCGGGCTGAAACCACAGCAAGTGGCGCTGTTTGAAGATCTGGTGTGCACCATGATGCTGCACATTCGCCAGCAGGCCGAGCAGCAACTCGACCAGCCGATCGAGCAGGCGGTGATTGGTCGGCCAATCAACTTTCAGGGCATGGGCGGCGAAGAGTCCAACCGTCAGGCTCAGGGCATTCTGGAACGGGCCGCTCAACGCGCCGGGTTCCGGCAGGTGGCGTTCCAGTTTGAACCGGTGGCCGCCGGCCTTGATTTCGAAGCCACACTGCAGCAAGAGAAACGGGTGCTGGTAGTGGATATCGGCGGCGGCACCACCGACTGCTCGATGCTGCTCATGGGGCCGGACTGGCGCGCCCGCCGCGAACGCGCGGAAAGTCTGCTGGGCCACAGCGGCTGCCGGGTAGGCGGCAACGATCTGGACATCATGCTGGCGTTTCGGCAGTTCTGCCCACTGCTGGGGATGAACGGCATCACCGAAAAAGGCACCGCCCTGCCGGTGCTGCCGTGGTGGAACGCCGTCGCCATCAACGACGTGCCGGCACAGGCGGAATTTTACAGCAACGCCTGCGGTAAGCTGCTGCGCGATTTGATCCGCGATGCGCGCGAACCCGACCGGGTAGAGCGCCTGCTGACCGTGTGGCGCCAGCGACTCAGCTACCGTCTGGTGCGGCTGGCGGAAGAACAGAAAATCGCGTTGTCGCAGGCGGAAAGCTCACAGGCGCATCTGTCGTTTATCTCGCCCGAACTGGCAACCTGCGTCAGCGCGAATCAGTTGGAAGAGGCCATTGCCCAACCACTGGAACACATCAGGCAGCAGCTCATTCAGGCCCAGAAAAACAGTCAGACCCGGCCGGATGTGATTTACCTGACCGGCGGCAGCGCGCGCTCGCCGTTGCTGCGCGCCGCCATCAGTAAATGTCTGCCCGATGTGCCAATCGCCAGCGGCGACGACTTCGGTTCCGTTACCGCCGGGCTGGCCCGCTGGGCCGAGACACTGTTTCGCTAA
- the mfd gene encoding transcription-repair coupling factor, translating to MMPEQYRYTLPGKAGEQRLLGQLTGAACAVECAEIVERHAGLVVLITPDMQNALRLRDEIQQFTAQPVMTLPDWETLPYDSFSPHQEIISARLSTLYQLPSLTRGVLILPVNTLMQKVCPHAFLHGHALMLKKGQRLSRDRLRNQLEQAGYRSVDQVMEHGEFATRGALLDLFPMGSEEPFRIDFFDDEIDSLRLFDADTQRTLNEVEQIHLLPAREFPTDKTAIELFRSQWREQFEVRRDAEHVYQQVSKGTLPAGIEYWQSLFFSQPLPALFSYLPTGTLLVNTGDIQQGAERFWQDIQQRHDSRRVDPMRPLLPPDALWLPVDTLFAELKQWPRVQLRGDTLPDKAANINLGYQPLPELAVQHQNKSPLDALRRFVEQFGGQIVFSVESEGRRETLQELLSRIKLSPAPVKSLEQTASPGCYLMIGASEHGFIDTLRQRTLICESDLLGERVSRRRQDSRRTINTDTLIRNLAELRPGQPVVHLEHGVGRYSGLTTLEAGGIKAEYLILHYAGEDKLYVPVSSLHLISRYAGGAEDSAPLHKLGGDAWTRARQKAAEKVRDVAAELLDVYAQRAAHTGFAFKHDREQYQLFCQGFPFDTTPDQAQAINAVLSDMCRPLAMDRLVCGDVGFGKTEVAMRAAFLAVENHKQVAVLVPTTLLAQQHFDNFRDRFANWPVRIEMLSRFRSQKEQTQVLEQTQEGKVDILIGTHKLLQSDVHWRDLGLLIVDEEHRFGVRHKERIKAMRANVDILTLTATPIPRTLNMAMSGIRDLSIIATPPARRLAVKTFVREYDSLVVREAILREILRGGQVYYLYNDVENIEKTAQRLNELVPEARIAVGHGQMRERDLERVMNDFHHQRFNVLVCTTIIETGIDIPSANTIIIERADHFGLAQLHQLRGRVGRSHHQAYAYLLTPNPKAMSSDAHKRLEAIASLEDLGAGFALATHDLEIRGAGELLGEDQSGQMESVGFSLYMDLLESAVESLKAGREPSLEDLISSQTDVELRLPALLPDDFIPDVNTRLSFYKRIASAKNDNELDDLKAELIDRFGKLPDAARHLLQVAGLRQQAQTLGIKRIEGNDKGGFVEFSQHNRVDPTHLIGLLQRDPKVYRLDGPSRLKFIKDLSGYPQRLTFITTLLEEMSQHTCAA from the coding sequence ATGATGCCTGAACAATATCGCTATACCTTGCCTGGCAAAGCGGGTGAACAACGCCTGTTAGGCCAGCTTACCGGCGCAGCCTGCGCCGTCGAATGCGCAGAGATCGTTGAACGTCACGCCGGACTGGTGGTGCTGATTACCCCTGACATGCAGAATGCCCTGCGGTTGCGCGACGAAATCCAGCAGTTTACCGCTCAGCCGGTAATGACGCTGCCGGATTGGGAAACCTTGCCGTACGACAGTTTTTCCCCCCACCAGGAAATTATCTCCGCCCGGTTATCCACCCTGTACCAGCTACCCTCGCTGACGCGCGGGGTGTTGATCCTGCCGGTCAATACCCTGATGCAGAAAGTGTGTCCGCACGCTTTCCTGCACGGCCATGCGCTGATGCTGAAAAAAGGCCAGCGCCTGTCGCGCGACAGGCTGCGCAACCAGTTGGAACAGGCCGGCTACCGCAGCGTCGATCAGGTGATGGAGCATGGCGAATTCGCTACCCGCGGCGCGCTGCTCGACCTGTTTCCTATGGGCAGCGAAGAGCCGTTCCGTATCGATTTCTTCGACGATGAAATCGACAGTTTGCGACTGTTTGACGCCGATACCCAGCGCACGCTGAATGAAGTCGAACAGATTCACCTGTTGCCGGCTCGGGAGTTCCCTACCGACAAGACCGCCATTGAGTTGTTTCGTAGCCAGTGGCGCGAGCAATTTGAGGTCCGGCGCGACGCCGAGCACGTCTACCAGCAGGTGAGCAAAGGCACCCTGCCCGCCGGGATCGAGTACTGGCAATCACTGTTCTTCAGCCAGCCGCTGCCAGCGCTGTTCAGCTATCTGCCAACCGGCACGCTGCTGGTCAATACCGGCGACATCCAACAAGGCGCCGAGCGTTTCTGGCAGGATATCCAGCAGCGCCACGACAGCCGCCGGGTCGACCCGATGCGCCCGCTGTTGCCGCCGGATGCGCTGTGGCTGCCGGTTGATACGCTGTTTGCCGAACTCAAACAATGGCCGCGCGTACAGCTGCGCGGCGACACGCTGCCGGATAAAGCCGCCAATATCAATCTGGGTTATCAGCCATTGCCAGAGCTGGCAGTCCAACACCAGAACAAATCGCCGCTGGATGCGCTGCGCCGTTTTGTGGAGCAGTTCGGTGGGCAGATTGTATTTTCGGTGGAAAGCGAAGGGCGCCGGGAAACGTTGCAGGAGTTGCTGTCCCGTATCAAGTTGTCCCCTGCGCCGGTGAAAAGCCTGGAGCAGACGGCGTCGCCGGGTTGCTACCTGATGATCGGCGCCAGCGAGCACGGCTTTATTGATACCCTGCGCCAGCGCACGCTGATCTGCGAAAGCGACCTGCTGGGCGAACGCGTCAGCCGTCGCCGTCAGGACAGCCGCCGTACCATCAACACCGATACCTTGATCCGCAACCTGGCGGAGTTACGCCCGGGCCAGCCGGTGGTGCATCTCGAACACGGCGTCGGCCGTTACTCCGGGCTGACCACGCTGGAAGCCGGCGGCATCAAGGCGGAATACCTGATTCTGCATTACGCCGGCGAAGACAAACTGTATGTGCCGGTGTCGTCGTTGCATCTTATCAGCCGCTATGCCGGCGGCGCCGAGGATAGCGCGCCGCTGCACAAGCTGGGCGGAGACGCCTGGACGCGGGCGCGGCAGAAAGCGGCGGAGAAAGTGCGCGACGTGGCCGCCGAACTACTGGATGTTTACGCCCAGCGCGCCGCCCATACCGGCTTCGCCTTCAAACACGACCGGGAGCAGTACCAGCTGTTCTGTCAGGGTTTCCCGTTTGATACCACGCCGGATCAGGCGCAGGCCATCAACGCCGTGCTGAGCGACATGTGCCGCCCGCTGGCGATGGACCGGCTGGTGTGCGGCGACGTCGGCTTCGGCAAAACCGAAGTGGCGATGCGCGCCGCGTTTCTGGCGGTGGAGAACCACAAGCAGGTGGCGGTGCTGGTGCCGACCACCCTGCTGGCTCAGCAGCACTTCGACAATTTCCGTGACCGTTTCGCCAACTGGCCGGTACGTATTGAAATGCTGTCTCGCTTCCGTAGCCAGAAAGAACAAACCCAGGTGCTGGAACAGACGCAGGAAGGCAAGGTGGATATTCTGATCGGCACCCACAAATTACTGCAAAGCGACGTACACTGGCGGGATTTGGGTTTGCTGATCGTCGATGAGGAACACCGGTTCGGCGTGCGCCACAAGGAGCGTATCAAAGCGATGCGCGCCAATGTCGATATCCTGACGCTCACCGCGACGCCGATTCCGCGCACCCTGAACATGGCAATGAGCGGCATCCGCGATCTGTCGATCATCGCCACGCCGCCGGCACGCCGTCTGGCGGTCAAAACCTTTGTGCGCGAGTACGACAGTCTGGTAGTGCGTGAGGCCATCCTGCGTGAAATCCTGCGCGGCGGGCAGGTGTACTACCTCTACAACGACGTAGAAAACATTGAAAAAACCGCCCAGCGCCTGAACGAGCTGGTGCCGGAAGCCCGTATTGCCGTCGGCCACGGTCAGATGCGCGAACGCGATCTGGAGCGGGTGATGAACGACTTCCATCACCAGCGTTTCAATGTGCTGGTGTGTACCACCATTATTGAGACCGGCATCGATATCCCGAGCGCCAATACCATCATCATCGAACGCGCCGACCACTTCGGCCTGGCGCAGTTGCATCAGTTGCGCGGCCGCGTCGGGCGATCTCACCATCAGGCTTACGCCTATCTGCTTACGCCCAATCCCAAGGCGATGAGCAGCGATGCCCACAAGCGGCTGGAGGCCATCGCCTCGCTGGAAGATCTGGGGGCGGGCTTCGCCCTCGCCACCCACGATCTGGAAATCCGCGGCGCGGGCGAACTGCTGGGTGAAGACCAGAGCGGCCAGATGGAAAGCGTCGGTTTCTCGCTGTACATGGACCTACTGGAAAGCGCGGTGGAGTCGCTCAAGGCCGGACGAGAGCCGTCGCTGGAAGACCTGATCAGCAGCCAGACCGACGTGGAGCTGCGTTTGCCGGCCCTGCTGCCGGACGACTTCATTCCGGACGTCAATACCCGTTTGTCGTTTTACAAACGTATCGCCAGCGCCAAAAATGACAACGAACTGGATGACCTGAAGGCGGAACTGATCGACCGTTTCGGCAAACTGCCGGACGCCGCCCGTCACCTGCTGCAGGTGGCCGGTTTGCGTCAGCAGGCGCAAACCCTGGGCATCAAGCGTATCGAAGGCAACGACAAGGGCGGGTTTGTCGAATTCAGCCAGCATAATCGCGTCGATCCCACACATCTGATCGGCCTGCTGCAACGCGACCCCAAAGTTTATCGTCTGGATGGCCCCAGCCGGTTGAAATTCATCAAGGATCTGAGCGGATACCCGCAGCGGCTAACGTTTATCACCACCCTGTTGGAGGAGATGTCGCAGCATACGTGTGCCGCCTGA
- the lolD gene encoding lipoprotein-releasing ABC transporter ATP-binding protein LolD encodes MSNSPLLQCRQLCKRYQEGNLSTDVLRDVSFEMQQGEMMAIVGSSGSGKSTLLHLLGGLDAPTSGDVVFQGKTLNQLSAAAKAALRNRELGFIYQFHHLLPDFTALENVAMPLLIGNVAPKEAKEKAQTMLAAVGLAQRSQHRSSELSGGERQRVAIARALVNSPSLVLADEPTGNLDQRTTDAIFELLGELNVRQGTAFLVVTHDLHLASRLGRQLEMRDGQLQQELTLMGASQ; translated from the coding sequence ATGAGTAATTCACCGTTATTGCAGTGCCGTCAGCTGTGTAAGCGCTATCAGGAAGGCAACCTATCCACCGATGTGCTGCGCGATGTGTCATTCGAGATGCAGCAGGGGGAAATGATGGCGATTGTCGGTAGTTCCGGTTCCGGCAAGAGTACGTTGTTGCATTTGCTGGGCGGTCTGGATGCGCCGACTTCCGGCGACGTGGTGTTTCAGGGCAAGACGCTGAATCAGTTATCGGCTGCCGCCAAAGCGGCGCTACGCAACCGCGAGCTGGGTTTCATCTATCAGTTCCACCACCTGCTGCCGGATTTCACCGCGCTGGAAAACGTGGCGATGCCGCTGTTGATAGGCAACGTGGCGCCGAAAGAGGCGAAAGAGAAGGCGCAGACCATGCTGGCCGCCGTTGGCCTGGCGCAACGCAGTCAGCATCGTTCTTCGGAACTGTCCGGCGGCGAACGTCAGCGCGTGGCGATTGCGCGCGCGCTGGTCAATAGTCCGTCGCTGGTGCTGGCGGACGAACCGACCGGCAACCTCGATCAGCGTACTACCGACGCCATTTTCGAACTGCTGGGTGAACTGAATGTGCGTCAGGGCACCGCCTTTCTGGTGGTGACCCATGACCTGCATTTAGCCAGCCGTCTTGGCCGCCAGTTGGAAATGCGCGACGGTCAGTTGCAGCAGGAGTTGACCCTAATGGGGGCGTCGCAATGA
- a CDS encoding arylamine N-acetyltransferase family protein → MLDHSEVQRYLQRIGVSSLPAEPALRLHRLHLAHLTHIPFENLDVVFGKPIRLDQSAIYRKIIDERRGGFCYELNYGFYLLLKALGFDVQLLAGQVWNDDGHYGQPFDHLFLKVELPQSAVIADISFGDSFCVPVSLSGAVSHEDLVSYRVAATDDGYQLQQLTAGHAWKPQYKFTLQPRQLEEYADMAHYHQTSPSSPFTGKSLCTRVTPEGRVTLSDNRLIVTRQGQKNERWIDSHRDYLDCLQQQFGIVLADDYDSQRWFERLTTAVS, encoded by the coding sequence ATGCTGGATCATTCAGAAGTTCAACGCTATCTGCAACGCATTGGCGTCAGTTCACTGCCCGCGGAACCGGCTTTACGGCTACACAGGCTTCATCTTGCTCACCTTACGCACATTCCGTTTGAAAACCTGGATGTGGTATTCGGGAAACCGATACGCCTTGATCAATCCGCCATCTATCGCAAGATCATTGATGAGCGGCGCGGTGGGTTCTGCTACGAACTCAACTACGGATTTTATCTGTTGCTGAAGGCGTTGGGATTTGATGTGCAACTGCTGGCCGGTCAGGTGTGGAACGACGACGGTCATTACGGGCAGCCATTCGATCATCTGTTTCTGAAGGTCGAACTGCCGCAGTCGGCGGTGATTGCCGATATCAGTTTCGGCGATTCATTCTGTGTTCCGGTGTCGTTGTCTGGCGCGGTATCTCATGAAGACCTGGTCAGCTATCGGGTGGCGGCCACGGATGACGGCTACCAGTTACAGCAACTGACGGCGGGCCACGCATGGAAGCCGCAATACAAATTTACGTTGCAACCCCGGCAACTGGAGGAGTACGCCGACATGGCGCATTACCACCAGACCTCGCCGTCATCGCCTTTTACCGGTAAATCGCTTTGCACCCGAGTAACGCCGGAAGGGCGAGTGACGTTATCGGACAACCGTCTGATCGTGACCCGTCAGGGGCAGAAAAATGAACGATGGATCGACAGTCATCGTGATTATCTGGATTGTCTGCAACAGCAATTCGGCATTGTGCTGGCCGACGATTACGACAGCCAGCGCTGGTTTGAACGCCTCACGACGGCCGTGTCCTGA
- a CDS encoding EAL domain-containing protein, translated as MNKLIAFLTFLAMFAVGLWAIYYQDYRTDRQSAYTNAERAVKNIEEILNEARDAVEDSKPLLAHPCTPDVIRQLNMTAAIASHLRTVSLIKNDVVYCSSLYGVDNRPAALERFHMRELALLAGNAVTPDRTLIMYLGTTVDGSVGVAIHGQHLTNVLDLLSKRRNLYLMVGNTWISRDNKVSTFHPDDPHNFVIIPSSHYHFSILFPHDDKYSLVDFWDQEKMTFLVVFLIALGSGFLAYKYSTRFNSPYDGIRRAIENQEVQPYYQPVISTESREIYGVEVLARWHHPKSGFISPDIFIPLCEQSGLIIPLTRSLMGSVVRDLTSHLDTLPDYLHIGINISAQHCQSDDFITDCQNFIAAFGEKKVHLMIEITEREKIDITPETIAFFKKLSDAGVLIALDDFGTGYSNFDYLRKLHVNVIKIDQSFVSMIDEDDPQSSTLVNCVIDLAQQMNLMTVAEGVETEYQAAFLSRKQINFMQGYFFSRPLPFDELAQTWLSKR; from the coding sequence ATGAATAAACTGATCGCTTTTTTGACCTTTTTAGCGATGTTCGCCGTGGGCTTATGGGCAATTTACTATCAGGACTACCGAACTGATCGTCAGAGTGCTTATACCAACGCGGAAAGGGCGGTTAAAAATATTGAAGAGATCCTCAATGAGGCCAGAGATGCGGTGGAAGACAGCAAACCGCTACTGGCCCACCCCTGTACGCCTGACGTCATCCGACAGTTAAATATGACGGCGGCGATCGCCAGCCATTTGCGTACCGTCAGCCTAATCAAAAATGATGTGGTGTACTGCTCGTCGCTGTACGGCGTGGATAATCGCCCTGCCGCGCTGGAGCGTTTTCATATGCGGGAACTGGCGCTGCTGGCCGGCAATGCCGTCACGCCGGACAGAACCCTGATAATGTATCTCGGCACCACGGTGGACGGCAGCGTCGGCGTCGCCATACATGGTCAGCATTTAACCAACGTTCTGGACCTGCTCAGCAAGCGACGTAATCTTTATTTGATGGTAGGCAATACCTGGATATCCCGTGACAATAAGGTATCGACATTTCACCCCGACGATCCGCATAATTTTGTCATTATCCCTTCCAGCCACTACCACTTTTCCATTCTTTTTCCTCACGACGATAAATATTCTCTTGTCGATTTTTGGGATCAGGAAAAAATGACGTTTCTGGTGGTTTTCCTGATTGCCCTTGGCTCCGGTTTTCTGGCCTATAAATATTCGACGCGTTTCAACTCGCCTTATGACGGTATTCGGCGCGCTATCGAAAATCAGGAGGTACAACCCTATTACCAGCCGGTTATCTCTACCGAGTCACGGGAAATTTACGGTGTGGAAGTGTTGGCGCGCTGGCATCACCCAAAGAGCGGTTTTATTTCCCCCGATATTTTTATTCCGCTGTGTGAACAAAGCGGCCTGATTATCCCGCTGACCCGTTCGTTAATGGGCAGCGTGGTGCGCGATTTGACGTCCCATCTGGACACGCTGCCGGACTATTTGCACATCGGCATCAATATCAGCGCCCAGCACTGCCAGTCCGACGATTTTATTACCGACTGCCAGAATTTCATCGCCGCCTTTGGCGAGAAAAAAGTACATTTGATGATTGAAATTACCGAGCGGGAAAAAATCGACATTACGCCGGAGACCATCGCCTTCTTCAAAAAGCTAAGCGACGCCGGCGTGCTGATCGCGCTGGACGATTTCGGCACCGGCTATTCCAATTTCGACTATCTCAGAAAACTGCACGTGAATGTCATCAAGATTGACCAGTCGTTTGTTAGCATGATTGACGAGGACGATCCGCAATCCAGCACGCTGGTGAACTGCGTTATCGACCTGGCGCAACAGATGAACCTGATGACCGTCGCGGAAGGGGTGGAAACCGAATATCAGGCCGCGTTTTTATCCCGCAAACAGATCAATTTCATGCAGGGGTATTTCTTCTCCCGACCGTTGCCGTTTGACGAACTGGCGCAAACCTGGCTCAGCAAACGCTGA